The following is a genomic window from Nitrososphaerota archaeon.
CTGGCCTCTAAGGTGAACAGGCCGGAAGACGCCGTGTACAACCTCCACGTCCCGCCGGTCAACACAGAGCTGGACAAGGCCCCGGCGGTCAGCCACGACTTCAGCTACGTCAAGGAAGGGCTCGGGATCAAGGTCATCCATGTTGGGAGCTCCGCGGTGAGGAGGGCAATCGAAGTCCACGTCCCTCTCCTGGGGCTCCACGGTCACATACACGAGTCGAAGGGGTTCGCCAGGATCGGACGGACCCTCTGCCTCAACCCGGGGAGCGAGTATTCCGATGGGGTGCTCCGGGGAGCGCTAGTGAACCTGCAGCCTGGGAAAGGGAATGTTCACGACTTCGTGCTTACCAGCGGCTAGCTGGTGAACTCCTTCTTGACGAAGAGCCAGAGCCCCAGGGCGGCCATCACGACAAAGTAGGCCACGAGTATCTCCAGCCCTTCGGGGACGGTGGCGGAGTATGTTGAGATGGCGAAGTGGGAGTTGGCGTTGGTCTGGTTCCTGCCCAGGGCCGCGCCAAGGGACTCGGTCACCTTGTGCTGGGGGTAGGGGGACACGAGTATGCTGGAGATGATCCCCGCGCCATAGGTTATGGAATACCAGGGCTCGATTCCGGCGACGAACATCGAGACATCGTCAATCACACCGAAGACGAAGAGCAGGAGGATGACGCTCATGAGTATCGAGATTGAGCTGCTCTTGAACAGGGAGCTGAACGCGAAGGTCAGCGACAGTGCGGCGACGAGGTACACCCAAGCGAACAGGAGCGACTGCTCGAACTCCCACGGGACCGTCCCCGGGAAGTAGAACAGCCCGTTCCCCATCACTATCACAGCGAAGACGACGAGAATTATCGTCGAAGCTATGAGCGCGGCGAACCACTTCCCCACGTAGATGGCCGACCTCCGAATCGGGTTGGGGACGAGGAAGTAACCGGTCCTGTTCTGGAACTCGCCTGAAATCGCGTCTCCTCCGAAGAACGCGGCGGAGAGGATTACGACCAGGCTGGAGAAGCTGAGGAAGCCGCCCGTCCCGCCCCAGGCCGCCCCGTAGAAACCGAGGACCGCCTGCGAAGCCGGGGTCCCCGGGAGCCCCAGGAAGGCTACCGGCCTGTAGTATCCGACGAGGGCAGTGAGAAGGACTGAGATGAGCAGTATGATGGCCAGCATGACATAGAAGCGCCTCGCCCTGAAGTAGTTCAGGAAGTTGTATTTCGTCACCGTGACGACCTGCGAAAGGGACCCGACCCGGGTCGCGCTCGCCTTCGTCCCCATCCTAGAGCGTCTCCTTGATCAAGCTGAGGTATGCGTCCTCTAGCCCGCTTGAAGGCTGGAAACTGACCGCCCCTGCCTTCAGTCCCGCCACCCCTTCGAAGAGCTTATCCTGGGATATGGTCCCTGCGTCGAA
Proteins encoded in this region:
- a CDS encoding ABC transporter permease produces the protein MGTKASATRVGSLSQVVTVTKYNFLNYFRARRFYVMLAIILLISVLLTALVGYYRPVAFLGLPGTPASQAVLGFYGAAWGGTGGFLSFSSLVVILSAAFFGGDAISGEFQNRTGYFLVPNPIRRSAIYVGKWFAALIASTIILVVFAVIVMGNGLFYFPGTVPWEFEQSLLFAWVYLVAALSLTFAFSSLFKSSSISILMSVILLLFVFGVIDDVSMFVAGIEPWYSITYGAGIISSILVSPYPQHKVTESLGAALGRNQTNANSHFAISTYSATVPEGLEILVAYFVVMAALGLWLFVKKEFTS